A window of Candidatus Hydrogenedentota bacterium contains these coding sequences:
- a CDS encoding cyclic nucleotide-binding domain-containing protein: MDPNTIDQYIKHVALFNGLNREEVAKIFAKGMTMHVSAGQDIFIQGTVGSQMYVVLGGKLGVFDGNKCIAELRTGDMFGEMALVNKEPRSATVRAVNDSRLFVLTESTFERLMSKRVAIRVLLNIIKTLSHRLKEANKRLIS, from the coding sequence ATGGACCCGAACACCATTGACCAGTACATCAAGCACGTTGCGCTCTTCAACGGGCTCAACCGTGAAGAAGTGGCCAAAATATTTGCCAAAGGCATGACCATGCATGTCAGCGCCGGGCAGGATATTTTCATTCAGGGCACCGTCGGTAGTCAGATGTATGTGGTGCTGGGCGGAAAACTGGGCGTCTTCGACGGGAACAAGTGCATCGCCGAACTACGCACCGGCGATATGTTCGGGGAGATGGCGCTGGTGAACAAGGAGCCGCGCAGCGCGACGGTCCGTGCGGTGAATGACAGCCGTCTGTTTGTGTTGACCGAAAGCACCTTTGAGCGGTTAATGTCGAAGCGCGTCGCTATTCGGGTGCTGCTTAACATCATCAAGACCCTTAGCCACCGCCTCAAAGAAGCCAACAAGCGCCTCATTAGTTAG
- the fliD gene encoding flagellar filament capping protein FliD — MSGTFSSGGLITGIDSATLIAQLMQIERRPVLRMEDRITALEEQQTAVRTLRTTLQTLRNTAQDFRFNNIFNAFQSTSSKPEVLTSSVTGSAPVTGSFAINVTQLATATEAVSSGAIGAPINTGVALNSSGITTEITAGNFTINGVTFAVDPTTDTLSSILADINASAAGVTASYDSLTDKVTIANTTSGDASFINFGGTDSNTSNFLDVINVRGATQAAGVGGSTTVSSTRNLGAVSTTEALNSANVNGTVTSGTFSVNGVAITIDPSSDTILDVIGAINESEAGVTASYDTATDTIRVVSNTLGSPTIRFGSAGDTSNFLDLVNLDTAVQTAGVDAQFTVNGGAVQTRNTNSVSDAIGGVTLDLLSVGTSTVTISSDEDAIVEDIQKFVEEFNTALNEVRSLVGPEGVLRGDGGIRSIETYLVGTIFSQVSGLTGDYQSMIDLGISSGEDFNSDLPLNITLDEEKFREALKSDRSGVISVFVNDAENGIADQLFTFLDDATKTSGFLNERSKDNGTIDQQIQSTNDQIDRLEARLLQRENRLRRQFTSLEQISAVYQNQAAALSRLGSF; from the coding sequence ATGAGTGGTACCTTCAGCTCAGGTGGATTGATCACCGGTATTGACAGCGCGACCTTGATCGCGCAGTTGATGCAGATTGAGCGCCGTCCCGTCCTTCGCATGGAAGACCGGATTACCGCGCTTGAAGAGCAGCAGACCGCGGTACGGACCCTCCGGACCACCCTCCAGACCCTGCGCAACACGGCGCAGGATTTCCGTTTCAACAATATCTTCAATGCCTTCCAGTCCACCTCGAGCAAGCCGGAAGTCCTCACATCGTCGGTTACGGGCTCCGCGCCGGTCACCGGTTCCTTTGCCATCAACGTGACCCAGCTCGCCACCGCCACCGAGGCGGTGAGCAGCGGAGCCATCGGCGCGCCGATCAACACGGGGGTGGCCCTGAATTCCAGCGGCATCACCACCGAGATCACCGCGGGCAACTTCACCATCAACGGCGTCACCTTCGCGGTTGACCCCACCACCGATACCTTGAGTTCCATCCTGGCGGACATCAACGCCAGCGCCGCGGGCGTTACCGCTTCCTACGATTCCCTGACGGACAAAGTCACCATCGCCAATACGACCTCGGGCGACGCGAGTTTCATCAATTTCGGCGGTACGGATTCCAACACGAGCAACTTTCTCGATGTGATAAATGTCCGGGGCGCCACCCAGGCCGCGGGTGTCGGCGGCTCCACAACCGTGTCGAGCACCCGGAATCTGGGTGCGGTCTCGACCACCGAAGCGTTGAATTCCGCTAATGTAAACGGCACCGTGACCTCGGGTACCTTTTCGGTAAACGGCGTCGCCATCACTATCGATCCCTCCTCCGATACCATCCTTGATGTGATAGGCGCGATCAACGAATCCGAGGCGGGCGTAACGGCCAGCTACGACACGGCAACGGACACCATCCGCGTGGTTTCCAATACCCTCGGCAGCCCCACGATCCGCTTCGGAAGCGCCGGTGATACCAGCAATTTTCTTGATCTGGTCAATCTCGACACGGCGGTGCAGACGGCGGGCGTCGACGCGCAATTCACGGTAAATGGCGGTGCGGTCCAGACCCGCAACACGAATTCGGTGTCCGACGCCATCGGCGGCGTGACCCTGGATCTGTTGTCCGTCGGCACCAGCACGGTCACCATTTCCAGTGACGAGGATGCAATTGTTGAAGATATCCAGAAGTTCGTGGAGGAGTTCAACACCGCCTTGAATGAGGTCCGAAGTCTCGTAGGCCCCGAAGGGGTTTTGCGTGGAGACGGCGGAATACGGTCGATCGAGACCTATCTGGTGGGCACCATATTCTCCCAGGTTTCCGGTCTGACGGGTGACTACCAGAGCATGATCGACCTGGGCATCTCGAGCGGCGAGGACTTCAACAGCGATCTTCCGCTGAACATTACGCTGGATGAAGAAAAATTCCGGGAGGCGCTCAAGTCGGATCGTTCGGGGGTGATCAGCGTATTCGTCAACGATGCCGAAAACGGCATCGCGGACCAGCTTTTCACTTTTCTCGACGACGCCACCAAGACCTCGGGATTCCTGAACGAGCGCTCCAAAGACAATGGCACCATCGATCAGCAAATCCAGAGCACCAACGACCAGATCGACCGGTTGGAAGCCCGGCTTCTGCAGCGTGAGAATCGGCTGCGCCGGCAATTCACCTCGCTGGAGCAGATTTCCGCAGTCTATCAGAATCAGGCCGCGGCCCTCTCCAGACTGGGATCATTCTAG
- the fliS gene encoding flagellar export chaperone FliS yields MPATSKMNTYTTVDVETASQGKLVVMLFNGAIKRAEEAKRQLEKKKFESVHNNLIRSQEIVAELRGSLDMRHGEVARNLDRLYEYFQHLLITANVKKTEAPIIECIDLMTDMRDTWQEAFRKAAEERPPEAPRINQHGAAVLNLQG; encoded by the coding sequence ATGCCCGCTACTTCCAAGATGAACACGTATACGACGGTCGATGTTGAGACGGCGTCTCAGGGAAAATTGGTCGTCATGCTGTTCAACGGCGCCATCAAGCGCGCGGAAGAAGCGAAACGTCAGTTGGAAAAGAAGAAATTCGAGAGCGTCCACAACAACCTCATTCGTTCGCAGGAGATTGTGGCCGAGTTGCGCGGTTCTCTGGACATGCGCCACGGCGAAGTCGCCAGAAACCTGGACCGACTCTATGAATACTTCCAGCACCTGCTGATCACGGCCAACGTGAAGAAGACCGAGGCGCCCATCATAGAGTGCATCGATCTGATGACGGACATGCGGGACACCTGGCAGGAGGCCTTTCGCAAGGCGGCGGAGGAACGTCCCCCGGAGGCTCCCCGAATCAACCAGCATGGCGCGGCGGTTCTCAACCTCCAAGGCTGA
- a CDS encoding DJ-1/PfpI family protein: protein MAAKRILMIVGDFVEDYEVMVPFQALLAVGHTVHAVCPDRKTGDKVRTAIHDFEGDQTYSEKPGHNFALNADFVGVNPADYDALVLPGGRAPEYLRLNSQVLDMCRHFFETNKPVAAICHGLQILSAAGVLKGRACSCYPAVGPEVTAAGGTFQDIPVDAAHTEGNLVSAPAWPAHPAWLAQFLELLGTKISHG, encoded by the coding sequence ATGGCAGCAAAAAGGATTCTGATGATCGTGGGAGATTTCGTTGAGGACTACGAGGTCATGGTGCCCTTCCAGGCACTGCTGGCCGTGGGCCACACCGTGCACGCCGTCTGCCCGGACCGCAAGACGGGAGACAAGGTGCGAACCGCGATTCACGATTTTGAAGGTGATCAGACCTACAGCGAGAAGCCGGGCCACAATTTCGCTCTGAACGCGGATTTCGTCGGCGTCAATCCGGCGGATTATGATGCGCTCGTGCTGCCGGGCGGCCGCGCTCCGGAATACCTGCGCCTGAACAGCCAGGTGCTGGATATGTGTCGCCATTTTTTCGAGACGAACAAACCGGTGGCCGCGATCTGCCACGGGCTCCAGATTCTATCGGCGGCCGGAGTGCTGAAGGGGCGCGCGTGCAGTTGCTATCCGGCCGTTGGACCCGAGGTGACGGCGGCGGGCGGGACCTTCCAGGATATCCCGGTGGACGCCGCGCACACGGAGGGTAATCTCGTGTCGGCGCCGGCCTGGCCCGCCCACCCCGCATGGCTGGCGCAGTTTCTGGAACTGTTGGGGACGAAGATCAGTCACGGGTAG
- the sfsA gene encoding DNA/RNA nuclease SfsA — protein MSPTYRPPFDAIQCATFLERPNRFVVIGKRSDGTRVRAFLPNPGRLQELLLPGVEIYLVPADASAERKTAYTMVGVAGKDRPIFLHTHVNNDVARHLLERGRVPGLEQARIVRTEVPLGHSRFDFLLEAEGKPVYLEVKSCTLFGNGVAMFPDAVTARGRRHLEELAALAKSGVRTAVLFVIHSGEVRWFMPDYHTDPAFSRTLLDVRDLIEIIPLAVTWRRDFRLGSQVRHVPVPWEHVARELGDRGNFLVLCRETSTDQGDYHVLAGWRSSGLFAWLRKLHKTPRFDGLRVIEEFALVSSVDHASQIAALFAKRFPDMAAPTRPVGEGVKHCGVFERDPRNTREFHEVLARFRMAHPRCPKLGKDE, from the coding sequence ATGTCACCAACCTATCGCCCGCCCTTCGACGCCATCCAGTGCGCCACCTTCCTTGAACGGCCCAATCGTTTCGTTGTCATCGGAAAACGGTCCGACGGCACCCGGGTTCGCGCTTTTCTGCCCAATCCAGGTCGCCTCCAGGAATTGCTCCTGCCCGGCGTAGAAATCTACCTCGTGCCGGCCGACGCAAGCGCCGAACGAAAGACCGCCTATACTATGGTCGGCGTGGCGGGAAAAGATCGCCCAATCTTTCTTCACACCCATGTGAATAATGATGTGGCGCGCCACCTGCTGGAACGGGGCCGCGTGCCGGGCCTCGAACAAGCGCGGATCGTTCGCACCGAGGTCCCGCTGGGCCACAGCCGCTTCGATTTTCTCCTCGAGGCCGAGGGAAAGCCGGTATACCTGGAAGTGAAATCCTGCACGCTCTTTGGCAACGGCGTCGCCATGTTTCCCGACGCGGTAACGGCCCGGGGCCGCCGCCACCTGGAGGAGCTTGCGGCCCTTGCGAAAAGCGGCGTGCGCACGGCGGTCCTGTTCGTCATACATTCCGGTGAGGTTCGCTGGTTCATGCCGGACTACCATACCGACCCCGCATTCAGCCGGACCCTGCTCGACGTGAGAGACCTCATTGAAATTATTCCCCTGGCGGTTACCTGGCGGCGGGACTTCCGGCTCGGGAGCCAAGTACGCCATGTGCCTGTACCATGGGAACATGTGGCCCGAGAGCTGGGGGATCGAGGCAACTTCCTCGTGTTGTGTCGCGAAACCTCCACGGACCAGGGCGATTACCACGTGCTGGCCGGATGGCGATCATCCGGACTTTTCGCCTGGCTTCGAAAGCTGCACAAGACACCGCGGTTCGACGGGCTTCGCGTCATCGAGGAATTTGCCCTCGTCTCGTCCGTGGATCACGCGTCACAGATCGCGGCCCTGTTCGCAAAGCGCTTTCCCGATATGGCCGCGCCGACCCGTCCCGTCGGCGAAGGGGTGAAGCACTGCGGGGTCTTCGAGCGCGATCCCCGCAACACCCGCGAATTCCACGAGGTGCTCGCCCGTTTTCGTATGGCCCATCCCCGGTGTCCCAAATTGGGAAAGGACGAGTGA
- a CDS encoding ATP-dependent Clp protease ATP-binding subunit, which produces MQLNVSPEIGDVLEKAAAISANQGTYFVGVSQVLTALLESAGQLPEGVRERYLSDLFSVQREVNRMAWTGNASTPSGETFYTPRCIQLISQASKLATRIGHGKPLAGHLLLALLRDDLSAPARAMDRLGLDRAGCNQQLQAELGFVSPQAYHKVTPLPDYSDVQLQNIPAAKGARAASAAVGASPSAPAARDEIVPLPNQSGPLTRDLTEAAHRGALQEATGRDDEMFEILQILSRKTKNNVMLVGEAGVGKTQIVEGLALRIAKEGKNGGIPPFRILELNIAALMTGTQYRGAFEEKVLALIEQVKRSEHAVLFIDEVHLIMGAGATDGDGMDLANLLKPELSRGEFRCIGATTLQEYRKFVEKDPAVERRFQMVRVDELSAEASYEVLKRVRPTLEKHHGVHIHRRTLKAAIDLTVRYMPNRNLPDKAIDVLDQACARHRLRSLMMRKKDLRESDNPDTDGERSVTPHSIRKVVSQITAIPLEQLTADERMYLNNLDQVLKKQLIGQDEAVNRAVSAVKKSRTGLSDPNRPDSIMLFLGPTGVGKTQLAKLLAQHLFGSSSHLIVFDMSEYSEEHSIAKLVGAPPGYVGHEEEGVLTGAVKNAPFSILLFDEIEKAHPRIFDLFLPMFDEGRLRDSRGREVSFKNCIIIITSNIGSELLLQAEVAVAQEALIQALRDHFRPEFVNRLDQVVPFYPLLSEDVRNILRLEVNAIRNRLQEKQIGIRMYQRAYEYIAREGYSREYGARELRRAVDRFVTTPISDGLVDGRFESGDMIDILIEGDDTLIYRKGKPAHSMPRIVP; this is translated from the coding sequence GTGCAACTGAATGTTTCACCGGAGATTGGCGACGTACTGGAGAAGGCCGCTGCCATCAGCGCCAACCAGGGGACGTACTTCGTCGGCGTCAGCCAGGTGCTGACCGCGCTTCTGGAATCTGCGGGCCAACTCCCGGAAGGCGTCCGCGAACGCTATTTGAGTGACCTCTTTTCCGTTCAGCGCGAAGTAAACAGAATGGCGTGGACGGGCAATGCGAGCACGCCTTCGGGCGAAACCTTCTACACGCCCCGCTGTATCCAGCTCATTTCCCAGGCGTCGAAGCTGGCTACGCGCATCGGGCATGGAAAGCCATTGGCGGGCCACCTGCTTCTGGCGCTGCTACGCGATGATCTCTCCGCACCCGCCCGCGCCATGGACCGGCTTGGCCTGGATCGCGCCGGCTGCAACCAGCAGCTTCAGGCGGAGCTGGGCTTCGTGTCCCCCCAGGCCTACCACAAGGTCACGCCCCTGCCGGACTATTCCGATGTACAGTTGCAGAATATTCCCGCAGCCAAGGGTGCCCGTGCGGCAAGCGCCGCGGTGGGGGCCTCACCGTCCGCACCCGCGGCGCGCGACGAGATAGTGCCCCTGCCCAACCAGTCGGGACCCCTGACCCGCGATCTCACCGAGGCGGCCCACCGTGGCGCCTTGCAGGAGGCCACGGGGCGCGACGATGAAATGTTCGAGATACTTCAAATCCTCTCCCGCAAGACGAAGAACAACGTGATGCTGGTGGGCGAGGCGGGCGTTGGGAAGACCCAGATCGTCGAGGGGCTGGCGCTCCGGATCGCAAAGGAAGGGAAGAATGGCGGTATACCGCCCTTCCGCATCCTCGAATTGAACATCGCGGCCCTGATGACGGGCACCCAGTATCGGGGGGCCTTCGAAGAAAAAGTGCTCGCGCTGATTGAGCAAGTGAAGCGCTCCGAGCACGCCGTGCTCTTTATCGACGAGGTTCACCTTATTATGGGGGCGGGCGCCACCGACGGCGACGGCATGGACCTGGCCAATCTCTTGAAGCCGGAATTGTCCCGGGGCGAGTTCCGATGCATCGGCGCCACCACCCTCCAGGAGTACCGCAAGTTTGTCGAGAAGGATCCGGCGGTGGAGCGGCGTTTCCAGATGGTGCGCGTGGACGAACTCTCGGCCGAGGCGTCGTATGAAGTGCTCAAGCGCGTGCGGCCAACGCTGGAAAAGCACCACGGCGTCCACATTCACCGGCGCACCCTGAAGGCGGCCATCGACCTGACCGTGCGCTACATGCCCAACCGCAACCTGCCCGACAAGGCCATCGATGTGCTGGATCAGGCGTGTGCGCGCCATCGGCTGCGCAGTCTCATGATGCGTAAGAAAGACCTGCGGGAATCGGACAATCCCGATACCGACGGAGAGCGCAGCGTGACGCCCCATTCCATCCGCAAAGTGGTCAGCCAGATTACCGCGATTCCGCTGGAGCAGCTCACGGCCGATGAGCGGATGTATCTTAACAACCTCGATCAGGTCCTCAAAAAACAATTGATTGGCCAGGACGAGGCGGTCAACCGGGCGGTTTCCGCCGTGAAAAAATCCCGCACGGGCCTCTCCGATCCGAACCGTCCCGATTCCATCATGCTTTTTCTCGGCCCGACGGGCGTGGGGAAGACCCAGTTGGCCAAATTGCTCGCACAGCATCTTTTCGGCTCGTCCAGCCACCTCATCGTCTTTGACATGTCCGAATACAGCGAGGAGCATTCGATAGCCAAATTAGTCGGCGCCCCACCAGGCTATGTGGGGCATGAAGAGGAGGGGGTGCTGACCGGCGCGGTGAAAAATGCGCCCTTCTCCATTTTGCTCTTTGACGAAATCGAAAAGGCTCATCCCCGAATCTTCGATCTGTTTCTGCCCATGTTCGACGAAGGGCGCTTGCGCGATTCGCGCGGGCGCGAGGTGAGCTTCAAGAACTGCATCATCATCATCACCTCCAACATCGGCTCCGAGCTGCTGCTCCAGGCCGAAGTGGCGGTCGCACAGGAGGCGCTGATACAGGCCCTCCGCGATCACTTCCGCCCCGAGTTTGTGAATCGCCTCGATCAGGTGGTGCCCTTCTACCCCCTTCTTTCCGAGGATGTGCGCAATATCTTGCGCCTGGAGGTCAATGCGATCCGGAACCGGCTTCAGGAGAAGCAGATCGGCATCCGCATGTACCAGCGAGCCTACGAGTACATTGCCCGCGAAGGATACAGCCGCGAGTATGGCGCGCGGGAGCTTCGCCGCGCCGTGGATCGCTTCGTGACCACGCCCATCAGCGACGGGTTGGTCGACGGCCGCTTCGAAAGCGGCGATATGATCGATATCCTGATCGAGGGCGATGACACCCTGATCTACCGCAAGGGCAAGCCGGCCCACAGCATGCCGAGGATCGTACCATGA
- a CDS encoding sigma-54-dependent Fis family transcriptional regulator: MTQIKRFGRLVGDSRQMRRVYTMIRKGAAVDMPVLIIGETGSGKELVARELHDRSERRRGPFVAFNTGAVSNELIASELFGHKQGAFTGATDDELGRLREAHGGTLFLDEIGTMDTRMQIALLRALEEKKIRPIGAKRDVPTDFRLVAATNENLESAVREGRFREDLYYRLKVLCIKLPALRHRSDDIPMLCKDFIRSINREYEFDIQGISPEALESLLGYEWPGNLRELKNVLAQATVTASTGIIQLRHMPGRVAEVSDHDFGPSPHDLAQPAIALASERPGPPPGNGDGGAGHGREAGENGIFIPAGHTLDEVQRAYTLQTLARCNNNKTLAARQLNVSRKALYDKLVRWGAVKTSE; the protein is encoded by the coding sequence ATGACACAGATCAAGCGATTCGGCAGGTTGGTGGGGGACAGCCGTCAGATGCGACGGGTCTACACCATGATCCGCAAAGGGGCCGCCGTTGATATGCCGGTGCTCATCATCGGCGAGACCGGCTCGGGAAAAGAATTGGTGGCGCGCGAGTTGCATGATCGCAGCGAACGCAGGCGGGGTCCGTTCGTGGCGTTCAACACCGGGGCCGTTTCCAACGAACTTATCGCCAGTGAACTCTTCGGCCACAAGCAGGGAGCCTTTACTGGAGCCACGGACGACGAACTCGGGCGTCTGCGCGAGGCCCACGGCGGCACCCTTTTTCTGGACGAGATCGGCACGATGGACACGCGCATGCAGATCGCCCTTCTCCGCGCGCTGGAAGAAAAAAAGATTCGGCCCATCGGGGCCAAGCGCGACGTGCCCACCGACTTCCGGCTGGTCGCCGCCACCAACGAGAATCTGGAGAGCGCCGTGCGCGAAGGCCGCTTCCGAGAGGACCTCTATTACCGGCTGAAGGTGCTCTGCATCAAGCTGCCCGCATTGCGGCACCGGAGCGACGATATTCCCATGCTCTGCAAGGATTTCATTCGCAGCATCAATCGTGAATACGAATTCGACATCCAGGGGATCTCCCCCGAAGCCCTGGAGTCCCTGCTGGGCTATGAATGGCCCGGCAACCTGCGCGAACTGAAGAATGTGCTCGCACAGGCCACCGTGACGGCCTCGACGGGCATCATTCAATTGCGCCACATGCCGGGACGCGTCGCCGAAGTCTCCGATCACGATTTCGGTCCATCGCCCCACGATCTGGCGCAGCCCGCCATCGCCCTCGCTTCGGAACGGCCCGGGCCTCCACCCGGCAATGGCGACGGCGGCGCGGGACATGGCCGGGAAGCGGGCGAGAACGGCATCTTTATCCCCGCCGGCCACACCCTTGACGAAGTGCAGCGGGCCTATACCCTCCAGACCCTGGCGCGCTGCAACAACAACAAGACCCTGGCCGCCCGGCAGCTCAACGTGAGCCGCAAAGCACTCTATGACAAGCTTGTGCGCTGGGGCGCGGTCAAGACCTCTGAATAG
- a CDS encoding amidohydrolase family protein, protein MSKHHDDDHRDPHDHKEPSLKDALMPEKPGMVTPEARKRRPGPRKNRREHRDSSGDAPSLKDALLPENHVPKPVPAKATHAGDQKTDETLVRDWRVAADTSNNSRVIPKIVGAAIILGFAVVLTIGYRGAPPVRGTADAGKSNVAATPAAEAKPPAPTEPTTAPARHGEPLTDWVDPGPMSLAEMKEKRLIVDVHEHIESLAEAPLFLKAMDQFGIQTMCLMGSSKFTLTLNEPVGFTGYDENNEELLKIVQAYPGRFEAWPTLSPEDPDKLAKIQDLVRRGATGVKLYTGHGYVTKKHEYMFHPVAMDDPAMLPFYAWCEENYIPIVLHVNPFGEKKGFAEEFVAVLTQFPDMKVVAPHFILSTVKSNRLQELLDTFPNLYTDVSFGDYFMKERLLYISKEPDKFKRIFKKYPDRFMFATDLVMIKGRKDDWAPVQFQAYIDMLTKETYTSPAIPGVTLNGLNLPDDLLSRILFRNYHAFRKYRPVNTKPQGEIDWKRMSVSPVERKPGEAFPPVPKVDTGAPDGGA, encoded by the coding sequence ATGAGCAAGCACCACGACGATGATCATCGCGATCCCCATGACCACAAGGAGCCTTCGCTGAAGGATGCCCTCATGCCCGAAAAACCGGGCATGGTCACTCCCGAGGCCAGGAAGCGCCGTCCCGGGCCAAGGAAAAACCGCCGCGAACACCGGGATTCGTCCGGAGACGCGCCCTCACTCAAGGATGCCCTGCTCCCCGAGAATCACGTGCCTAAGCCCGTGCCAGCGAAGGCAACCCACGCGGGCGATCAAAAGACGGACGAAACGCTGGTGCGTGATTGGCGAGTGGCAGCCGATACTTCGAACAACAGCCGAGTCATTCCCAAGATTGTCGGGGCGGCGATTATTCTGGGCTTTGCCGTAGTTCTGACGATAGGGTACAGGGGAGCCCCCCCCGTCCGTGGAACCGCCGACGCGGGCAAGTCCAACGTGGCGGCCACGCCCGCCGCCGAAGCGAAACCGCCTGCGCCGACCGAGCCGACAACCGCGCCCGCGCGCCATGGCGAACCCTTGACCGACTGGGTCGATCCCGGCCCCATGAGTCTGGCGGAAATGAAGGAGAAGCGGCTCATTGTCGATGTGCACGAGCACATCGAAAGCCTTGCGGAGGCTCCGCTCTTTCTCAAGGCCATGGATCAGTTCGGGATTCAGACCATGTGCCTCATGGGCAGTTCCAAGTTTACGCTGACCCTGAATGAACCCGTTGGTTTTACCGGTTACGACGAAAACAACGAGGAACTGTTGAAGATCGTTCAGGCCTACCCCGGGCGCTTCGAGGCGTGGCCCACGCTCAGCCCCGAGGATCCGGACAAGCTCGCGAAGATCCAGGATCTGGTGAGGCGGGGGGCGACGGGCGTGAAGCTCTACACGGGCCACGGCTACGTCACGAAGAAGCACGAGTACATGTTTCACCCTGTGGCCATGGACGACCCGGCCATGCTGCCCTTTTATGCCTGGTGCGAGGAAAACTACATACCCATCGTGCTGCATGTAAATCCCTTCGGCGAGAAGAAAGGCTTTGCGGAGGAATTTGTCGCGGTGCTCACCCAGTTCCCCGATATGAAGGTGGTGGCGCCTCACTTTATCCTGTCGACCGTGAAGAGCAATCGCCTGCAGGAGCTTCTGGATACCTTCCCCAATCTGTACACGGATGTGAGTTTCGGCGACTACTTCATGAAGGAGCGGCTGCTCTATATTTCGAAGGAGCCGGACAAGTTCAAGCGGATCTTCAAGAAGTATCCCGATCGCTTCATGTTCGCCACGGACCTGGTGATGATCAAGGGACGCAAGGACGACTGGGCGCCGGTCCAGTTTCAGGCCTATATAGACATGCTCACGAAGGAGACCTACACCTCCCCCGCCATTCCCGGTGTAACCCTCAATGGCCTGAACCTGCCCGACGATCTCCTGTCGAGAATTCTATTTCGGAACTACCACGCCTTTCGGAAGTATCGGCCTGTCAACACGAAACCGCAGGGCGAAATTGACTGGAAGCGCATGAGCGTGTCGCCGGTGGAACGAAAGCCCGGCGAAGCGTTCCCGCCCGTGCCCAAAGTGGACACCGGCGCACCCGACGGCGGCGCATAG
- the aroA gene encoding 3-phosphoshikimate 1-carboxyvinyltransferase: MKLLVEGAPLRGTAEIPGSKSHCIRAVAIASLAPGESVIRQPLDSEDARAAFRAYKAFGATIVDEGDVWRVNGFGGKPRTPDCVIDVANSGTTMRIALGSATLNPDGITVLTGDKQVCSRPCGPLAKSLNDLGANVRSTRGGTTPPFVVEGTLRGGKTSIEAVTSQYVTSLLINAPLAEKDSHILVPLLNERPYVGITLDWIRRQGIKVEAADDWSEFHIPGGQTYLPVDRRIPGDFSSATFFLAAGAMGDNEVYSSGLDMGDTQGDKAVVDYLKQMGAEVRIDAEGINVRAKDLVGCEIDMNATPDALPMMAVVGCFAKGTTRLVNVPQARLKETDRIAVMNQELSKMGARITELPDGLIIEQSDLRPAEVEGHDDHRVVMSLAIAGSMLPGTTTINGCEAMNITFPTFCEALVGLGGKARVI, encoded by the coding sequence ATGAAATTGCTCGTCGAAGGCGCCCCCCTGCGCGGCACCGCGGAAATCCCCGGCTCCAAATCCCACTGCATTCGTGCCGTGGCCATCGCGTCTCTGGCGCCGGGTGAAAGCGTCATTCGCCAGCCCCTCGACTCCGAGGATGCCCGGGCGGCCTTCCGCGCCTATAAGGCCTTCGGCGCGACGATTGTGGACGAGGGCGATGTTTGGCGCGTGAATGGTTTCGGCGGCAAACCCCGGACGCCCGACTGCGTGATTGATGTGGCCAACTCCGGCACCACGATGCGCATCGCCCTGGGCAGCGCCACGCTGAACCCCGACGGCATCACGGTGCTGACGGGCGATAAACAGGTGTGCAGCCGGCCCTGCGGCCCCCTGGCGAAGTCCCTCAATGACCTCGGGGCCAACGTCCGTTCTACGCGCGGCGGCACCACCCCGCCCTTCGTGGTGGAAGGCACACTGCGCGGCGGAAAGACGTCGATTGAAGCCGTAACAAGCCAATATGTCACGTCGCTGCTGATCAACGCGCCGCTCGCCGAGAAGGACAGCCACATTCTCGTTCCGCTGCTGAACGAGCGTCCCTATGTCGGCATTACCCTCGACTGGATTCGACGCCAGGGCATCAAAGTGGAAGCCGCCGACGACTGGAGCGAATTCCACATTCCCGGTGGGCAGACCTATCTGCCCGTGGACCGGCGCATTCCCGGCGACTTCTCCTCGGCGACGTTCTTCCTCGCCGCGGGCGCCATGGGCGACAACGAGGTCTATTCCTCCGGCCTTGATATGGGCGACACCCAGGGCGACAAGGCCGTGGTGGACTACCTCAAACAGATGGGTGCGGAGGTGCGCATCGATGCCGAAGGGATCAACGTGCGCGCGAAGGATCTCGTCGGATGCGAGATTGACATGAACGCCACGCCCGACGCCCTGCCCATGATGGCCGTGGTCGGTTGCTTCGCGAAAGGCACGACGCGATTGGTCAACGTGCCCCAGGCGCGTCTCAAGGAGACCGATCGCATTGCCGTCATGAATCAGGAGCTATCCAAAATGGGCGCCAGGATCACCGAGCTGCCCGACGGCCTGATCATTGAGCAGAGCGACCTCCGGCCCGCCGAAGTGGAGGGCCATGACGATCACCGTGTGGTGATGTCGCTGGCGATTGCCGGTTCCATGCTGCCCGGTACGACGACGATTAACGGTTGTGAGGCGATGAATATTACGTTTCCGACGTTTTGCGAAGCGCTCGTCGGCCTCGGCGGAAAAGCGCGGGTGATCTGA